A genomic region of Peptoniphilus sp. ING2-D1G contains the following coding sequences:
- a CDS encoding acetamidase/formamidase (This family includes amidohydrolases of formamideand acetamide. Q50228 forms a homotrimer suggesting all the members of this family also do; High confidence in function and specificity), giving the protein MAHYEIKAEDRQFSFDKEHKPVITVQRGDKITFNTVDCFSCQLESPEDLIGDIDFDQVNPGTGPVYVEGAEPGDVLVVHVDDVEVKDYGISVTYGVGPLKENSEIRTKIIPIDQERQIAKFNDLEIPLHKMIGVIGVAPAGDAIGCGRIGDHGGNMDNRLIQKGATLYFPVNVSGALLQIGDLHGAMGDGELDGAALECSGAATVTVDVIKDFKLERPLIETENRWYTTAARDTYQESLELAMKDMQKLMREPYGWDDTDIDIYLSIDGHVEINQGCDLDSMPISLRVGIPKQKGKNLIK; this is encoded by the coding sequence ATGGCACATTACGAAATCAAGGCGGAAGATCGCCAATTTTCCTTTGACAAGGAACACAAACCCGTCATAACTGTTCAAAGGGGAGATAAAATCACCTTTAACACTGTGGATTGCTTCTCTTGCCAACTTGAAAGTCCTGAGGATTTAATCGGTGATATAGACTTTGACCAAGTCAACCCGGGAACAGGTCCTGTCTATGTGGAAGGAGCAGAACCGGGAGATGTATTAGTGGTTCATGTTGATGATGTTGAAGTAAAGGATTACGGCATATCCGTAACTTACGGAGTAGGCCCTCTTAAAGAAAACTCAGAAATCAGAACAAAAATTATTCCCATCGACCAAGAAAGACAAATTGCAAAATTCAACGACCTTGAAATTCCGCTTCACAAGATGATCGGAGTTATAGGTGTAGCCCCTGCGGGAGATGCAATCGGCTGCGGAAGAATCGGTGATCACGGTGGCAATATGGATAACAGATTAATTCAAAAAGGAGCAACCCTCTACTTTCCGGTAAATGTATCGGGAGCTCTCCTTCAAATCGGTGATTTACACGGTGCTATGGGTGATGGTGAGTTAGACGGTGCAGCTTTGGAATGTTCAGGTGCGGCTACAGTAACAGTAGATGTCATTAAAGACTTTAAGCTGGAAAGACCTTTAATTGAAACAGAAAATCGCTGGTATACGACTGCTGCAAGAGATACTTATCAGGAATCGCTTGAGCTTGCTATGAAAGATATGCAAAAGCTGATGAGAGAGCCCTATGGTTGGGATGATACCGACATCGATATATACCTTTCCATTGATGGTCACGTTGAAATCAACCAAGGCTGTGACTTGGATTCAATGCCTATAAGTTTACGTGTTGGAATTCCTAAACAAAAAGGAAAGAATTTAATTAAATAA
- a CDS encoding putative membrane protein (Hypothetical protein), with translation MLMDIIIAALVNFFTRALPFIFFKEGNVPKIITYLGKILPGAIMAILVVYCLRFTDFSTSVPFPEIIAVTLCIVLHKAKHNILLSIGGSTIVYMILLNIM, from the coding sequence ATGCTTATGGATATAATTATAGCTGCATTGGTAAATTTCTTCACCAGAGCTTTGCCCTTTATATTTTTTAAAGAAGGAAATGTACCGAAGATAATAACTTACTTGGGGAAAATATTGCCCGGTGCAATAATGGCCATATTAGTGGTCTATTGTCTTAGATTTACTGATTTTTCCACCTCTGTACCCTTTCCTGAAATAATCGCCGTAACATTGTGCATAGTCCTTCATAAAGCGAAGCATAATATTTTACTCAGCATCGGCGGTTCTACCATTGTCTATATGATTTTATTAAATATCATGTGA
- a CDS encoding putative membrane protein (Hypothetical protein): MDTLKYSFKQSIPTLFGYAFLSLAYSILAATEGLSFFTTVFMSFICYAGSLQFALLAMMSSNTSIFSIILIALILGFRQIFYGLSFIEKFKMNKLKKLYCIFALTDETYSILVSLKPPKNVDIYKAYFQISLLNHSYWVLGGLIGYLVGQMLPFSTQGIDFTMTALFIVLLLENMENSKSYFSHTTGIILSVLCIIFFGPDKFIIPAISVTVLLLIFKGKKEGEI; this comes from the coding sequence ATGGACACTTTAAAATATTCATTCAAGCAAAGCATCCCAACTCTGTTCGGATATGCTTTTTTAAGTCTTGCCTATTCAATTTTAGCCGCAACTGAAGGTCTGAGCTTTTTTACTACCGTGTTTATGTCCTTTATTTGCTATGCAGGCAGTCTGCAATTTGCATTATTGGCAATGATGTCTTCGAATACTTCAATCTTTTCAATAATTCTAATAGCCTTGATTTTGGGCTTTAGGCAAATTTTTTACGGACTGAGTTTTATTGAAAAATTTAAAATGAACAAATTAAAAAAATTATACTGCATTTTCGCTCTTACTGATGAAACCTATTCCATACTGGTTTCGCTCAAACCACCTAAAAATGTAGATATTTACAAAGCATATTTTCAAATAAGTCTCCTAAACCATTCATACTGGGTTTTGGGCGGATTAATAGGATACTTAGTGGGACAGATGTTGCCCTTTAGTACGCAGGGCATAGACTTTACAATGACAGCTTTATTTATAGTTCTTTTGCTGGAAAATATGGAAAATTCAAAATCTTATTTTTCACACACAACAGGGATCATATTATCTGTACTTTGTATAATCTTTTTTGGTCCGGATAAATTCATAATTCCCGCAATATCCGTCACTGTTTTATTGTTGATATTTAAGGGAAAAAAGGAAGGTGAAATTTAA
- a CDS encoding Fur family (This family includes metal ion uptake regulator proteins, that bind to the operator DNA and controls transcription of metal ion-responsive genes. This family is also known as the FUR family; Family membership), protein MEKLLKSKNLKVTKGRVGVLQIFYSASFPLSADEIYRQLNKFSNASLSTIYRIISTLEENNIIRRSSVIEGVTFYELNRLDHRHYIVCEICGNMMPIAHCPMSEYEKEVELNTGFKVTGHVVELKGICRECAQKTK, encoded by the coding sequence ATGGAAAAATTATTAAAAAGTAAAAATCTAAAAGTTACAAAAGGAAGAGTTGGGGTTTTGCAAATTTTTTATTCTGCAAGCTTTCCCCTTAGTGCTGATGAAATATACAGACAATTAAATAAGTTCTCTAATGCTTCTTTATCCACAATTTATAGAATTATCTCCACTCTTGAAGAAAATAATATAATTAGAAGATCTTCTGTAATAGAGGGTGTTACTTTTTATGAACTCAACAGATTGGACCACAGGCACTACATAGTGTGTGAAATATGTGGTAATATGATGCCTATCGCCCACTGCCCGATGTCCGAATATGAAAAAGAAGTAGAACTTAACACAGGATTTAAAGTTACAGGGCATGTTGTGGAACTAAAGGGAATATGCCGAGAATGTGCTCAAAAAACAAAATGA
- a CDS encoding ABC-type metal ion transport system (High confidence in function and specificity) — translation MKKIIRLILLVLTLGTLAVGCGSKNQNEEIQSENRQQTETKEASSEGGLKIYATMYPVYDFTQKIAGDKADVKLLIPVGQSSHHWEPGQKEMKELQEADMLVYNGAGLEGWVDKVLSSIDTDIISVDSSKDVNLIPSTHTHENEEVHDHEETAEDHNHEEEHEHGAYDPHIWLDPKNAVIQIENIANALIIADPENADFYRANLDKYREEFMKIDTMYQEQLSSPAKDTIVVSHEAYGYICHEYGLNQVGIEGIFAEGEPDAKTMAQIIDYVKNQNITTIFTEELIDTKTADAISAETGAKTVYLNPLEGLSQEEINSGEDYISVMKSNLEKLVEALS, via the coding sequence ATGAAAAAAATAATTAGATTGATATTGTTGGTTTTAACTCTCGGTACTTTGGCTGTAGGTTGTGGCTCAAAAAATCAAAATGAAGAAATACAAAGTGAAAATCGACAACAAACAGAAACAAAGGAAGCTTCATCTGAAGGCGGTTTAAAAATATATGCTACAATGTATCCGGTCTATGATTTTACTCAAAAAATTGCAGGGGATAAAGCTGATGTAAAATTATTAATACCTGTTGGACAAAGTTCACATCACTGGGAACCCGGACAAAAGGAAATGAAAGAACTTCAGGAAGCAGATATGTTAGTATATAATGGAGCCGGTCTTGAGGGATGGGTAGACAAGGTATTGTCATCTATTGATACAGATATAATATCAGTTGATTCAAGTAAGGACGTAAATTTGATTCCATCTACTCATACTCATGAAAATGAAGAAGTTCATGATCATGAAGAAACTGCAGAAGACCATAATCATGAAGAGGAACATGAACATGGAGCCTATGATCCACATATCTGGCTTGATCCCAAAAATGCGGTAATTCAAATCGAAAATATAGCAAATGCGTTAATTATCGCTGATCCTGAAAATGCGGACTTTTACAGAGCAAATTTAGACAAGTATAGAGAGGAATTTATGAAGATTGACACCATGTATCAAGAACAACTTTCCTCACCGGCTAAGGATACCATTGTAGTTTCCCATGAGGCCTATGGATATATTTGTCATGAATACGGATTGAACCAAGTTGGAATTGAGGGTATTTTTGCTGAAGGAGAACCTGATGCAAAAACCATGGCTCAAATTATAGATTATGTTAAAAATCAAAACATAACCACCATATTTACTGAAGAATTAATTGACACTAAAACAGCAGATGCCATATCTGCCGAAACAGGAGCAAAGACAGTTTATTTGAATCCTCTTGAGGGATTATCCCAAGAAGAAATAAATTCAGGAGAGGATTATATATCAGTTATGAAGTCCAATTTAGAGAAATTAGTTGAGGCTTTAAGTTAG
- a CDS encoding ABC transporter, ATP-binding protein (ABC transporters for a large family of proteins responsible for translocation of a variety of compounds across biological membranes. ABC transporters are the largest family of proteins in many completely sequenced bacteria. ABC transporters are composed of two copies of this domain and two copies of a transmembrane domain PF00664. These four domains may belong to a single polypeptide as in P13569 or belong in different polypeptide chains; High confidence in function and specificity), which yields MEDIFLKIEDLNFAYTKELILKNINLVLYRGDFVAIIGSNGSGKSTLIKILTGQLKKNSGTIKFYDENVKIGYVPQLEMSSSLNFPIKVYELVSLSLYEELKGFKKIDSAIEEKIFNALFQVGMEDFYNSLYSQLSGGQRQRALIAKALVANPNFLLLDEPTNGVDHESKINIYKLLNHLSHEHKITILMITHEIEDAKEYLMDIYKLQNSQLERCVL from the coding sequence GTGGAAGATATATTTTTAAAAATTGAAGATTTAAACTTTGCCTATACAAAGGAATTAATTTTAAAAAATATAAACTTAGTTTTATACAGGGGAGATTTTGTTGCGATTATCGGCTCCAACGGCTCCGGCAAATCCACGTTAATAAAGATTTTAACAGGTCAACTTAAAAAAAATAGCGGAACAATAAAATTTTATGATGAAAATGTAAAAATAGGTTACGTTCCGCAGCTTGAGATGAGCAGTTCTCTAAATTTTCCAATTAAAGTATATGAACTTGTATCTCTTTCCCTTTATGAAGAATTAAAAGGATTTAAGAAGATAGATTCCGCGATAGAAGAGAAGATTTTCAATGCACTTTTTCAAGTAGGGATGGAAGACTTCTATAATAGTCTGTATTCCCAACTATCCGGAGGGCAAAGACAAAGAGCTCTTATAGCCAAAGCCTTGGTTGCAAATCCGAATTTTTTGCTGTTGGATGAACCGACCAACGGAGTTGACCATGAAAGTAAAATAAATATCTACAAACTCCTTAATCACTTGTCCCATGAACATAAAATTACGATTTTGATGATAACTCATGAAATAGAAGATGCAAAAGAGTATTTAATGGATATATATAAACTGCAAAATTCTCAATTGGAGAGGTGTGTATTATGA
- a CDS encoding ABC transporter, permease protein (ABC transporters belong to the ATP-Binding Cassette (ABC) superfamily, which uses the hydrolysis of ATP to energise diverse biological systems. ABC transporters minimally consist of two conserved regions: a highly conserved ATP binding cassette (ABC) and a less conserved transmembrane domain (TMD). These can be found on the same protein or on two different ones. Most ABC transporters function as a dimer and therefore are constituted of four domains, two ABC modules and two TMDs; High confidence in function and specificity), whose protein sequence is MNIFEYSYMVKALIIGFMLSVIIPFMGVVVVNKKISLVGDALSHVSLAGIMLGLITGITPMYTAVLICVLAALTLEYIRRKFPGYQEISTAIIMSGGIGFASVLSGFVKTAANFESYLFGSIVAIADGEFYVIITISIAVFITFIYYYRDLMHISFDETGARLAGIKVERVNSIFMVLIAVTISASARTVGILIISSLMVIPVACAMKFKQGYFRTIVLSSLFGIFFTMSGLIISFYIGLKPGGSIVLIGVATLLTVLLVRKE, encoded by the coding sequence ATGAATATTTTTGAATATTCATACATGGTTAAAGCTTTAATAATCGGGTTTATGTTATCGGTAATTATACCTTTTATGGGGGTAGTTGTAGTAAATAAAAAAATCTCCTTAGTGGGAGATGCTTTATCACATGTTTCTTTGGCCGGCATTATGCTTGGACTTATCACAGGAATAACACCTATGTATACAGCGGTTTTAATCTGCGTGCTTGCCGCCTTGACCTTAGAGTATATACGAAGAAAATTTCCGGGATATCAAGAAATTTCAACTGCTATAATCATGTCCGGAGGTATCGGATTTGCCTCAGTATTATCCGGATTTGTAAAGACGGCTGCAAATTTCGAGTCTTATCTATTTGGAAGTATAGTCGCCATAGCTGATGGTGAGTTTTATGTGATAATTACAATATCCATAGCGGTATTTATAACTTTTATTTACTACTACAGGGACCTTATGCACATATCCTTTGATGAAACAGGAGCAAGACTTGCAGGGATAAAAGTTGAAAGGGTAAACAGCATATTCATGGTGTTAATCGCCGTAACTATATCCGCATCTGCAAGAACTGTAGGTATATTGATAATTTCATCTTTAATGGTAATACCGGTTGCCTGTGCAATGAAATTTAAGCAAGGGTATTTTAGAACCATAGTCCTTTCCTCTCTATTCGGTATTTTCTTTACAATGAGCGGGCTTATAATCTCATTCTATATCGGATTAAAACCCGGAGGAAGCATTGTGTTAATAGGAGTTGCCACTTTGTTAACAGTTCTTCTTGTCAGGAAGGAGTAA
- a CDS encoding Hypothetical protein (Family membership), with protein sequence MFDDYMEIITVGFLMLATAFCRKYRRSTGILKYLLKFMAVSAIIILIVVSVLIIFATYGYFVDKNYEIAIMLAITGLLFIPSAILLIKNFIKDIKN encoded by the coding sequence ATGTTTGATGACTATATGGAAATAATCACTGTGGGGTTTCTGATGTTGGCAACTGCATTCTGTAGAAAATATAGAAGGTCAACCGGAATTTTAAAATACCTTTTAAAATTCATGGCTGTATCTGCAATCATTATTTTAATTGTCGTATCTGTTTTAATAATTTTTGCGACTTATGGATACTTTGTCGATAAAAACTATGAAATAGCAATCATGCTTGCAATAACCGGACTGTTATTTATTCCGTCTGCAATATTATTAATAAAGAATTTCATAAAAGATATAAAAAATTAA
- the pgm gene encoding phosphoglucomutase (Catalyzes the interconversion between glucose-6-phosphate and alpha-glucose-1-phosphate. This is the first step in the biosynthesis of diglucosyl-diacylglycerol (Glc2-DAG), i.e. a glycolipid found in the membrane, which is also used as a membrane anchor for lipoteichoic acid (LTA); High confidence in function and specificity), with protein MDYKEKMDNWLRSKVISEKYKDEIRKIDDEEELKDRFYKELEFGTAGLRGIIGAGTNRMNEFVVAKIAQAISNVILKFEKGRENGVVISRDTRYLSEEFTKISAQIFAANGIKTYVFDDVRPTPMLSYAVRYLNTISGVMVTASHNPKDYNGYKVYWEKGSQILDDIADKISSENKKLSFDDIKIKDYEEAIAEGEIVILSPEIDKSYYEKTLALSLEDDIDKKINILYTPLNGTGNKPVRHVFKQRGFNNVQLVDEQINPDPEFKTVPYPNPEDPAAFNLSLKYAKKYNSDLIIATDPDCDRVSLMCKSEEDRYVGFNGNQIGAMMIYYILDRLKAKNQIPERGAIVKSLVTGDLGEKIAKSYGVDVYETLTGFKNICSLPNKWDETGQHKFIFGYEESIGYVYGDHVRDKDAVVSSMIIAEMAAYYKKRGKKLTDILEEIFTEYGYHAEKVSSLSFEGIEGSKRIKRIMEHFRDTEYKSFCSLEIKDKIDYEKGYKDIAPSNLLIYHLKDGSWFALRPSGTEPKVKLYVYVVDKLKEKADAKLKNLSEEIIMKMNSIN; from the coding sequence ATGGATTATAAAGAAAAAATGGATAATTGGCTAAGATCAAAGGTCATCTCTGAAAAATATAAAGATGAAATAAGAAAAATAGATGATGAAGAAGAATTAAAGGACAGATTTTATAAGGAACTTGAATTCGGAACGGCAGGTCTTAGAGGAATAATAGGTGCCGGCACAAATAGGATGAATGAATTTGTAGTTGCAAAGATAGCCCAAGCTATTTCCAACGTCATATTAAAATTTGAAAAGGGAAGAGAAAATGGCGTTGTTATTTCTCGAGATACGAGATATCTTTCAGAAGAGTTCACAAAAATTTCAGCGCAAATCTTTGCTGCAAATGGAATAAAAACCTATGTCTTTGATGATGTAAGACCGACACCGATGTTGTCCTATGCAGTTAGATATTTAAATACAATATCCGGAGTAATGGTAACTGCATCTCATAATCCGAAGGATTACAACGGATATAAAGTATATTGGGAAAAAGGCTCTCAAATTTTAGATGATATTGCAGATAAAATATCTTCTGAAAATAAAAAATTAAGCTTTGATGATATTAAAATTAAAGATTATGAAGAAGCTATAGCAGAGGGGGAAATCGTAATTCTAAGCCCCGAAATTGACAAAAGCTACTATGAAAAAACTCTTGCTCTATCCCTTGAAGATGATATTGACAAGAAGATCAACATTCTCTATACACCACTAAATGGAACGGGAAACAAACCGGTAAGACATGTATTTAAACAAAGAGGATTTAATAATGTCCAACTGGTAGATGAACAGATAAATCCGGATCCTGAATTTAAAACAGTACCTTATCCGAATCCGGAAGATCCGGCGGCCTTCAATTTGTCCCTTAAATATGCAAAGAAATATAATTCAGATTTAATTATAGCTACAGACCCGGACTGCGACAGAGTTTCTTTAATGTGCAAATCGGAAGAAGATAGGTATGTAGGCTTTAACGGAAATCAAATCGGAGCCATGATGATTTACTACATACTGGACAGATTAAAGGCAAAAAATCAAATACCCGAAAGGGGAGCAATTGTAAAATCTTTGGTAACAGGAGATTTAGGTGAAAAAATTGCAAAAAGTTATGGAGTGGATGTTTATGAAACTTTAACGGGATTTAAAAATATTTGTTCATTGCCAAATAAATGGGACGAAACAGGACAACATAAGTTTATTTTTGGGTATGAAGAGTCTATCGGATATGTCTACGGAGATCATGTAAGGGATAAAGATGCAGTGGTAAGTTCAATGATAATTGCAGAGATGGCTGCTTATTATAAAAAAAGAGGGAAAAAGCTCACCGATATTCTCGAAGAGATATTTACTGAATACGGGTATCATGCTGAAAAAGTTTCGAGTTTGAGTTTTGAAGGAATAGAAGGAAGCAAAAGAATAAAGCGTATAATGGAACATTTTAGAGATACTGAGTACAAAAGCTTTTGTTCACTGGAGATTAAGGATAAAATAGATTATGAAAAGGGATATAAAGATATAGCACCATCAAATTTGTTGATATATCACTTAAAGGATGGATCGTGGTTTGCCCTTAGACCTTCGGGTACAGAACCCAAAGTAAAATTGTACGTGTATGTTGTCGATAAATTAAAAGAGAAAGCAGATGCTAAACTCAAGAATTTAAGTGAAGAGATTATAATGAAAATGAATTCTATAAATTAA
- a CDS encoding putative Fructose-1-phosphate kinase (High confidence in function and specificity): MILLCDFNPKIIRSYKSVNFIKNTSNTFTENRVYPSGHGIDMLAFLKKIGANPELITYIGGINGKIIESELKDLKAKYDYVSIKDNNEERVLIKSVNLKTTLDSKKVRKTIEDEENFYALYTKKIDNKDIVAFSTYDEEAENVSYRSYIDQCYKKGIKVAVNVDDIEKIKESKPYLLIIEKETLENYTNLLIKTQEEVSKASNVFLKEGIGSIIVNSPKGSIYVNKNINYRVDFRKLGKEINKSSSDLMLGAFCFAVERNYNLETTLKIAVAAYVIENYVRFRDITMADLKGLMNEIELLKF; encoded by the coding sequence ATGATACTTTTATGTGATTTTAATCCAAAGATAATAAGAAGTTATAAATCGGTTAATTTTATTAAAAATACTTCAAATACATTTACGGAAAACAGAGTTTATCCCTCTGGGCATGGTATAGACATGCTGGCCTTCTTAAAAAAAATAGGAGCAAATCCGGAGTTGATCACTTATATTGGCGGAATAAACGGAAAGATAATAGAATCGGAATTAAAAGATTTAAAGGCAAAATATGATTATGTTTCCATCAAGGACAATAATGAAGAAAGAGTTCTGATAAAATCCGTCAATTTAAAAACTACACTGGATAGCAAAAAAGTAAGGAAGACTATTGAAGATGAAGAAAACTTTTATGCGCTTTATACAAAAAAAATAGATAACAAAGATATAGTTGCATTTTCCACCTATGATGAAGAAGCGGAAAATGTAAGTTATAGATCCTATATCGATCAATGCTATAAAAAAGGTATAAAAGTAGCGGTAAATGTAGATGATATCGAAAAAATAAAAGAATCAAAACCCTACTTGCTCATAATAGAAAAAGAAACTTTGGAAAATTATACAAACTTATTGATAAAAACTCAAGAAGAGGTATCTAAGGCATCAAATGTATTCTTAAAAGAAGGAATAGGTTCAATAATAGTAAATTCACCCAAGGGAAGTATTTATGTGAATAAAAATATAAATTACAGAGTTGATTTCAGAAAATTGGGAAAAGAAATAAACAAGAGCAGTTCGGATTTAATGCTTGGAGCATTCTGCTTTGCAGTTGAAAGAAATTATAACTTGGAAACAACCTTAAAAATAGCTGTAGCGGCATATGTGATTGAAAATTATGTTCGATTCAGAGATATAACTATGGCGGATTTAAAGGGATTGATGAATGAAATAGAACTGTTGAAATTTTAG
- a CDS encoding amidohydrolases (YcaC related amidohydrolases; E.coli YcaC is an homooctameric hydrolase with unknown specificity. Despite its weak sequence similarity, it is structurally related to other amidohydrolases and shares conserved active site residues with them. Multimerisation interface seems not to be conserved in all members; High confidence in function and specificity), which produces MKNFKLNRDNVIFLFVDIQEKLLKAIDNWESVLKYSKILAEMADIMNIDKIVTVQYSKGLGHTEEGLQKILKAEEIDKKTFSCLLNEEFKEKLKEKNKKQVVLSGTEAHICVLLTARDLIAEGYEVFVAADAIGSRSKFNYENGLDLLRDMGCVVTNTESIMFDLNSISGTEEFKKVQKLIK; this is translated from the coding sequence ATGAAAAATTTTAAATTAAATAGAGATAATGTGATATTTTTGTTTGTGGATATACAGGAGAAACTTTTAAAGGCAATAGATAATTGGGAAAGTGTATTGAAGTATTCAAAAATTCTTGCGGAGATGGCAGATATCATGAATATAGATAAAATTGTGACAGTACAATATTCAAAGGGATTGGGGCATACAGAGGAAGGTTTACAGAAAATATTAAAGGCGGAAGAAATAGATAAAAAGACGTTCAGTTGTCTGTTAAACGAAGAATTCAAAGAAAAACTTAAAGAAAAGAATAAAAAACAAGTAGTTCTATCGGGAACAGAGGCCCACATCTGTGTACTGCTGACAGCCAGAGATTTAATAGCTGAAGGCTATGAAGTGTTTGTAGCGGCAGATGCCATAGGCTCAAGATCAAAATTCAATTATGAAAATGGACTTGATTTATTGAGGGATATGGGATGTGTTGTAACCAATACGGAATCAATAATGTTTGATTTAAACTCAATATCGGGAACGGAAGAGTTTAAAAAAGTTCAAAAATTAATAAAGTAA